A window of Hymenobacter siberiensis genomic DNA:
CGCGGCTGAGGTGGCCGTAGAGGCTGTAGAAAACCGTCCCTTCCAGTTCGTGCTGCAGGATGACGGTGGGGCCGTAGTCGCCGAAATTATCATTGTCGGCCAGGCTGTGGACCGTGGCTGGCAGCGGGGCCAGTACTGGTGTGCCGGCCGGTAGCCATACATCCACGCCCAGGTGCAGGGAGCGGGGCTCCTCGGCCGCACCCGGCCCAAAATGGGTGCTGCGGCGGTAGATAACCCGGTTTTCGAGGTAGCCACCGATGCCAATGGTGGCGTTTTTCTCGGCCAGTATGGTATTCACGAGCTGGTCGAAGGCGGCAGTGTCGCGCAGGTCGGCGCTGGTTATCTGGGGGTTATTGGCGGTGAAATCGAGGCGGGCGACGGCGGGGTCGTTGAGGTCGACGGGCAGTACAGGGCCAAAGCTGGCCTGGTGACGTTGGAGCAGGGTGGAGAGCAAGCGCTGAAAGACTAAAAAACGTGAAACAACAAAGGAAAACGGCCCGTCCGCAAACCCGTAATATGGCTGGCAAGTTACCTTTGCCGGTGGGCCGGTGGGAATGTTTTTATCATCCGGTCCGCATTTCTGTTACCGCTTTACCGCGAACGAGCGCGCCGCCCCGTGGCCCCTCGTTTCCATTCGCTCATCTCGCTCAATGTACCATACCCTCACCGTCGTTGCCCTCACCCAGGAAACCGCCGATTCTGTCACCATTCACCTGGAGCGGCCCGACCGGGCGCCCATCGCCAGCCGTCCCGGCCAGTTTCTGACGCTTATCGTGCCCTGCGGGCCGGGCGGCAAAAAGGAGCGCCGGGCCTACTCGCTCAGCAGCACGCCCACGGAGGCCCCGCGCCTGTCCGTGACGGTGAAGCGCGTGGTGGGCGGCCTGGTGAGTAACTATTTGCTTGATACCGTGAAAGTAGGCCAGGAAATAGAGGTAATGGAACCGCTCGGCAATTTCACCCTCAGCCCCAGCCCCAAGGCGGCCCGCTCGCTGGTGCTCATCGGGGCCGGCTCGGGCATCACGCCACTCATGTCGATGCTGAAAGCCGTGGTAGCGGCCGAGCCCCAGAGCTACGTGCTGCTGATTTATGGCAACCGCAACGAGGAATCTGTGATTTTTCAGCAGCAGCTTGCCGACATCGAAGCCCGCTCCAATGGCCACCTGCAGGTAGAGCACGTGTATAGCCAGCCCCTGCAGCCCATGGCGCCGCACCGCCACACCGGCCGGGTAAACCGCACCATGCTCCTGCGCATTCTGGAGCAGCGCCACCAGTTTCCGGCCGAGCAGGCCGAATACTTCATGTGCGGCCCCGAGGGCCTGATGGCCGAAGCCCAGGCCGCCCTCAGCCTGCTGAACGTGCCTGAGGCCCGCATTCGCCGCGAAAGCTTCGTGGCCAGCGCCGACACCGCCGAGCTGGCCGCCGCCCAGCCCAGCGGCCACGGCGACGTATCGGCCCGCCCCGATGATAAGATAAAGAACACCCGCACCGTCACCATTCAGTACGAAGGCAGCGAGTACCTCATCGAAGTGCCCGCCGGCAAAACTATTCTCGATACTGCTCTCGACCAGGATATTGACCTGCCGTATTCGTGCCAGGCCGGCCTTTGCACCGCCTGCCGGGGCAAGTGCCTGAGTGGCAAAGTACACCTCGACGAGCGCGAAGGCCTCTCCGATTCGGAGCTGAAGCAGGGCTATGTGCTCACCTGCGTAGGCCACCCAATGACGGATGATGTGGTGATTGAAATAGGGTAGAAGGCAAAGTAGGAACGTCATGCTGAGCGCAGTCGAAGCATCTTGCGTGCCACCACTAATCCTTTTTAACCGAAGGTCGGCATAGCCAACAATTGAATTACTACTCCCACGCGAGATGCTTCGACTGCGCTCAGCATGACAGACGCGAGCCACCCTTAAAAAAATAGTCCGGCCCGGCGTTTGTTGCCGCAAGTGAAGGTTACTAAAGCTTATCCTGGATTTCGTTCTACTATACTTGTAATATGATGCTTCTTGCTGAACCTACCGCCGAGTCGGCTACCAATACGAGCCGGCCGCCCCGCCACTATTTGCCCGAGGACTTTATCGTGACCGACTGGGCCACGATTGAGCCCTTCTTCCAGGAATTGCAGGCTCGGCCGGTGCACACGCCCGCCGAGCTGGAGCGCTGGCTGCTCGACCGCTCCGAGCTGGAATCGGCGTTGAGCGAAGACCTCGCCTGGCGCTACATCCACATGACCTGCGACACGCAGGACCCGGCGCGCTCCGAAGCCTTTCAGTATTTCGTGAACGAAGTGGAGCCGCTGGTGGCTCCCTACGACCACGCCCTCAACGAAAAGATGCTGGCCTCGCCGCACCTGGCCGGGCTGGATGAAGGCCGCTACGGCGTGTTTCTGCGCTCGGTACGCCGCGCTTCGGAAATTTATCGGGCCGAAAACATCCCGCTCAAAACCGACATCAGCACCAAGCAGCAGCAGTACGCCGCCACGGTGGGGGCCATGAACGTGACCCTCGACGGCTACGACCTGACCCTGCCCCAGGCTGCCGACCGCCTCAAGAACCCCGACCGGGCCGTGCGCGAAACGGCCTGGCGCGCCATTCAGGCCCGCCGCCTGCAGGACGCCAAGCCCCTCGACCAGCTCTTCACCGAACTCATCGGCCTGCGCCACCAGGTGGCACTGAATGCCGGTTTCGCCAACTTCCGCGACTATATGTTTGCCGCCCTGGGCCGGTTCGACTACACGCCGCAGGACTGTTTCAACTTCCACGCCGCCATCCGCGAAACGGTGGTGCCGCTGATTGACGATTTCGACCTGGAGCGCCGCCAGGACCTGAACCTGCCTGCCCTGCGCCCCTGGGACCTCGACGTGGACCCCAGCGGCCAGCCCCCGCTGCGCCCCTTCGGCACTGGCGCGGAGCTGCTGGAAAAGACCATCACCGTCTTCGAAACGCTCGATAGCTACCTCGGCAACTGCCTGCGCACCATGCGCCAGATGGGCCACCTCGACCTGGAAAGCCGCAAGGGCAAAGCCCCCGGCGGCTACAACTACCCGCTGGACGAAACCGGCGTACCCTTCATCTTCATGAACGCCACGAGCTCGCTGCGCGACGTGGTGACCATGCTGCACGAAGGCGGCCACGCCGTGCACAGCTTCCTCACGCGCGGCCTGCCACTGGGAGCCGATAAGCACCCGCCGTCCGAAGTGGCTGAGCTGGCCTCAATGAGCATGGAGCTGATGAGCATGGACCAGTGGCACGTTTTCTTCCCCAACCCGGAAGACCTGCGTCGCGCCAAGAAAACCCACCTCGAAAGTGTACTGGAAACCTTCCCGTGGGTAGCCACCATCGACAAGTTTCAGCACTGGGTGTACGAGCACCCCACGCACACCGAAACCGAGCGCCACCAGCGTTGGGTCGAGATTTTTGACGAGTTCAACCAGCGCACCGTGGACTGGGCCGGCCTCGATAACTTCAAGCCCTACCTCTGGCAGAAGCAACTGCACCTCTACGAAGTGCCGTTCTACTACATCGAGTATGCCATGGCGCAGCTCGGGGCCATTGCCGTATGGCGCAACTTCCGCCAGAACCCCATCGAGGGCCTGGCCGCCTACAAGCGCGCCCTGTCCCTGGGCTACACCGCGCCCATCGGCCAGATTTATGCCGCCGCCGGCATCCGCTTCGATTTCAGCACTGAGTACCTGCGCACCCTGGCCGACTTCGTGCGCGAGGAAATGGCCGCGCTGTAATCCAGTCAGCATTTGGTTTAAAACAGAGAAGGCCGGCAATTACGCCGGCCTTCTCTGTTTTAAACCAAATGCTATTCTTACGAATTACCGCCTGGCGTCGTGCCGGAAGTAGTAGTCGGGGTTTTTGAGCCGCACTTGCCTCTGGGGCGTGGGTCGTGGTCTTTGCAGCCCTCGCACGAAGCCAGTGCGAGGCTGCTGAGGAGCAGGGCCGGCAGCAGCCGGCGGAAGAAAGTAGCGGTGTGCATATAGGCGGGGCGTTTGATGAATTGTATTGATTGCCTGAGGCTTAAAGATACCTGATTGCCGCTCTATATCAATGCTGCTCCACTTGAATAGTGAGCCTCCGGCTTACTTGTCCCCGATGGTGAAAAACGACAGCGGCTGCAGGTTGGCGTACTTGCTGCCGAGCGATTCCAGCTCGGCGCGGTGCAGCTTGAGGTAGTCGTTGTACTGGTGCACGGCGCGGTCGTACTGCACCCGAAATGCCACCACGCCCGCATCGAGCTGCTGAATGCCCTCCACGAAGTTGCGAGCATTTTCGGTGGGCGCGTTGCCGTTGGGGGCGGCCACGGGGTACACGGCTTTCAGTAGCGAGTCCTGGGCGGTGTCGTATTGGTCAATCAGGTCGGAGCTGGCCATGGTTTGCTGGGTGTAGCGGCGGGCCTTGAGGTGGGTATTGGCGCGGTCGAGGTCCTGCAGCTGGGTGGCAGTGATGCCGGGCTGGCCCTTCAGCTCGCGCAGCAGCAGGCGGGTGATGCCGATTTTCTGGTCGTCGCTTTCCGTCATGTTGCGCCATTTGATGTCAACGGAATCGCGCAGCACATCGAACTGCGCTTTGGCCGCTGCCGCCGAAGCCGGGTCGAAGGACGCCGTTTTGGCCCCATCGCGCTTGCAGGAAGCCGCGCAGCCCGCAAAAATCAACAGCGAAAGCACAGCGGTTTTAACCGGGGAAGAAAAGAAAGTGCGCATAAAAGAAAAAAGCCTGGAAGGAAAAAGCCCCGACATGGCAAAGCTACGGGGCCAGGTGAAAAAATGCGTGGCCGGGCCAAACGGGGGCAGCCCCGATGCCGATGGGGCAATGCGGGCTGCAACGCCCAAACGAGGCTATTCGGTATGTGCGGCATGCCCACCGGCTCATCTCACTCGGGTTATGTAGAGTAAAAGTGATTTTTGTGTACACCGTATCGTAATCAACCCAGCTATAAAAAGCTTGTATCTTTGCCGTTGCACTGACATTACACATTCCAAAAAATATGAAAAAGCAATACTTAATGCTCTCTGCTGCTTTGCTGCTGGCCGGAGCTGCCCATGCCCAAGGTACGGAACTGTTTTTCTCGGAATACAACGAGGGAGCCCACCAGATGGGCGTAACCTATGGCGGTACGGCCCCCTCGACCGGCAACGAGCGAGCCCTGGAGATTTTCAACCCGACCAATAACACCGTCAGCCTGAACCCATACTCGGTGCGGCGCTACTCCAACGGCAGTTTAACGGTAGTGGAGGAAGAGAAATTGTTCCGCAGCAACCAGGCACATGCCGCTGTGGGGATAAACAGTATGAATGCCCGCACAACCTTCGTGCTGGCCTGCGGTCAAGCGACCATTCCGGCTATTGTGAACGTCGCAAACCAGTTCAGCGCCGAATACGGCGTGACCACCCTTCCCACGGTAATCCTTGGTGGCGGCCCTATTTATTTCAACGGCGACGACGCAATGGCCCTGGTGCGCTACCCCAGCGGCACGGCGGGCTCCGGCAATGGCGTGATTGTGGACCTGATTGGCGTGATTGGTGAAAGACCTGTGTTGCAGACCTGCGCAACGGGCGGCAACTGGAGCGGCACCAACCCCCTGGACGGTACCGGCACCAACGCGGTTTTCGTGGCTTCGGCCAACCAGTCCATCACCCGTCGGGCTACCGTATCGCGCGGCCTCCGGGTTAACCCATCTCCTCAGAACGTTGTTCCCGCTACCTGCCCACCCACCCGTGCCGCGGGCGGCTATAACATTGCCGACGAGTGGGTGATGTACTCTACGGCCTTCAACGGCCCAAATGGGACTTCAAACCCCGCCGGCCAGCTCTACGACCAGCTGGGCAGCCACAACGACTACGTAGGTCCCTTCGGCACTTACCAGGCCGTGCTGAGCACGCTGGGTAAGTTCGACAAAAACATCAGCGTGTACCCCAACCCGGCCCATGGCTTTGCTACGGTTGAAATCAAAGATGCCAAAGTGGGCCGCGTTACCGTGCTGAACAACCTGGGCCAGGCCATCAGCGCCGAGGCCAAAGGCCAGGGCCAGGAAAAGCTCCAGCTCGACATCTCGGCCCTGAAGCCCGGCCTGTACTTCGTGCAGATTCTGAGCGCCGACGGCCAGACCAAAATCTATAAAGAGCTGG
This region includes:
- a CDS encoding peptidoglycan DD-metalloendopeptidase family protein; this translates as MLSTLLQRHQASFGPVLPVDLNDPAVARLDFTANNPQITSADLRDTAAFDQLVNTILAEKNATIGIGGYLENRVIYRRSTHFGPGAAEEPRSLHLGVDVWLPAGTPVLAPLPATVHSLADNDNFGDYGPTVILQHELEGTVFYSLYGHLSRAEWQALRVGQVLQKGEAFAIVGPFPENGDWPAHLHFQLMADMQGRVGDFPGVARPSEREAWAALCPDPNLVLRSRYI
- a CDS encoding 2Fe-2S iron-sulfur cluster-binding protein; this translates as MYHTLTVVALTQETADSVTIHLERPDRAPIASRPGQFLTLIVPCGPGGKKERRAYSLSSTPTEAPRLSVTVKRVVGGLVSNYLLDTVKVGQEIEVMEPLGNFTLSPSPKAARSLVLIGAGSGITPLMSMLKAVVAAEPQSYVLLIYGNRNEESVIFQQQLADIEARSNGHLQVEHVYSQPLQPMAPHRHTGRVNRTMLLRILEQRHQFPAEQAEYFMCGPEGLMAEAQAALSLLNVPEARIRRESFVASADTAELAAAQPSGHGDVSARPDDKIKNTRTVTIQYEGSEYLIEVPAGKTILDTALDQDIDLPYSCQAGLCTACRGKCLSGKVHLDEREGLSDSELKQGYVLTCVGHPMTDDVVIEIG
- a CDS encoding T9SS type A sorting domain-containing protein; protein product: MKKQYLMLSAALLLAGAAHAQGTELFFSEYNEGAHQMGVTYGGTAPSTGNERALEIFNPTNNTVSLNPYSVRRYSNGSLTVVEEEKLFRSNQAHAAVGINSMNARTTFVLACGQATIPAIVNVANQFSAEYGVTTLPTVILGGGPIYFNGDDAMALVRYPSGTAGSGNGVIVDLIGVIGERPVLQTCATGGNWSGTNPLDGTGTNAVFVASANQSITRRATVSRGLRVNPSPQNVVPATCPPTRAAGGYNIADEWVMYSTAFNGPNGTSNPAGQLYDQLGSHNDYVGPFGTYQAVLSTLGKFDKNISVYPNPAHGFATVEIKDAKVGRVTVLNNLGQAISAEAKGQGQEKLQLDISALKPGLYFVQILSADGQTKIYKELVVE
- a CDS encoding M3 family oligoendopeptidase gives rise to the protein MMLLAEPTAESATNTSRPPRHYLPEDFIVTDWATIEPFFQELQARPVHTPAELERWLLDRSELESALSEDLAWRYIHMTCDTQDPARSEAFQYFVNEVEPLVAPYDHALNEKMLASPHLAGLDEGRYGVFLRSVRRASEIYRAENIPLKTDISTKQQQYAATVGAMNVTLDGYDLTLPQAADRLKNPDRAVRETAWRAIQARRLQDAKPLDQLFTELIGLRHQVALNAGFANFRDYMFAALGRFDYTPQDCFNFHAAIRETVVPLIDDFDLERRQDLNLPALRPWDLDVDPSGQPPLRPFGTGAELLEKTITVFETLDSYLGNCLRTMRQMGHLDLESRKGKAPGGYNYPLDETGVPFIFMNATSSLRDVVTMLHEGGHAVHSFLTRGLPLGADKHPPSEVAELASMSMELMSMDQWHVFFPNPEDLRRAKKTHLESVLETFPWVATIDKFQHWVYEHPTHTETERHQRWVEIFDEFNQRTVDWAGLDNFKPYLWQKQLHLYEVPFYYIEYAMAQLGAIAVWRNFRQNPIEGLAAYKRALSLGYTAPIGQIYAAAGIRFDFSTEYLRTLADFVREEMAAL